One segment of Salvelinus namaycush isolate Seneca unplaced genomic scaffold, SaNama_1.0 Scaffold82, whole genome shotgun sequence DNA contains the following:
- the LOC120042970 gene encoding trichohyalin-like, with the protein MVEEERREFLENYKRGDLEEEEEKEEDKEDILPPDKSIRRRAVGWINKKWEKRNLKKIERTYQREAEEGYKIVHIAIPGHTRLTATMTQAEREREKRKELLKAEKRRKKMEDFNKQWREQSLLKKQTHQKLKEERGKMKGHYLEQMNLEADAQINTRCLTTQHSHDYLETTQPTGSGDGHQERPRRQQTWAEIQEGSSENQQEWPENQQGGPDSQQLEAPEEAETSEPTSKNKKRPGIWKRIKMG; encoded by the exons atggtggaagaggaaagaagggAATTCCTTGAAAATTACAAGAGGGGTgacttagaggaggaggaggaaaaggaagaaGACAAGGAGGACATTCTCCCACCTGATAAAAGTATCCGAAGGAGAGCTGTGGGCTGGAtaaataagaagtgggagaagagGAACCTCAAGAAGATCGAGAGAACCTATCAGAGAGAAGCTGAGGAGGGCTATAAGATCGTCCACATAG CCATCCCTGGACACACAAGGCTAACAGCCACCAtgacacaggcagagagagagagggagaagaggaaggagctgctgaaggctgagaagagaaggaagaagatGGAGGATTTTAATAAGCAGTGGAGAGAGCAGTCCCTGCTTAAAAAACAAACTCATCAGaaactgaaggaggagagggggaagatgaAGGGACATTACCTGGAGCAGATGAATCTGGAGGCTGATGCTCAAATCAACACCCGGTGTCTAACCACCCAACACAGCCACGATTATCTGGAGACAACACAGCCCACTGGATCTGGAGATGGCCACCAGGAAAGGCCAAGGAGGCAACAGACATGGGCAGAGATCCAGGAGGGGAGTTCAGAGAACCAGCAGGAGTGGCCAGAGAACCAACAGGGTGGGCCAGACAGCCAGCAGCTAGAAGCTCCAGAAGAGGCTGAAACATCAGAGCCAACCTCCAAGAACAAGAAAAGGCCAGGCATCTGGAAGAGAATTAAGATGGGGTAA